From Pseudoalteromonas viridis, one genomic window encodes:
- a CDS encoding tyrosine-type recombinase/integrase, with amino-acid sequence MTPLVDTLKQLRYLVAHLEDNTLATEYPDIANFMQDEVFDPQKCKDELAFLYQFLYVYGRKSEATFNRFRNEIERFYLWSWCVQKASVFELKREHIEAYVEFVVETSDDWVATSVQWRFKDSNGFRRVNPNWRPFVYKANGVSQQTLASMFTALNVFYKFAILEEKTFANFVPVVKKNCPYLVVQSQIKLPDTLSDLQWEYVFGVTKDRCDKDPKLERNLFTLACLKGLYLRISELSDRPQWAPVMSHFWQDQDGFWFLRIMGKGNKLRDVTLSEDFIEYLKRYRLSRGLTSLPRVDEPHPIIHKLRGSGGMNVRQIRRIVQESFDLAIKKLNEDGFVEESENLQAATSHWLRHTGATHDAQHRPLKHLSEDLGHSKIATTDQIYIQTNIKERAKSGVKRKL; translated from the coding sequence ATGACGCCACTCGTTGATACGCTAAAGCAACTCAGGTACTTAGTTGCGCACCTTGAAGATAACACGCTTGCGACTGAATACCCTGATATCGCAAATTTTATGCAGGATGAAGTTTTCGATCCGCAAAAGTGTAAAGATGAATTGGCGTTCCTTTATCAGTTTTTGTATGTGTATGGACGTAAGTCGGAGGCCACGTTTAACCGGTTTCGCAATGAAATAGAACGCTTTTATCTTTGGTCCTGGTGTGTCCAAAAAGCATCTGTGTTCGAGTTAAAACGTGAACACATAGAGGCGTATGTTGAGTTTGTTGTAGAAACAAGCGATGACTGGGTAGCCACCTCTGTACAGTGGCGATTTAAAGACAGTAACGGCTTTAGGCGTGTTAATCCTAACTGGCGCCCCTTTGTTTATAAGGCGAATGGGGTTAGTCAGCAAACACTTGCATCTATGTTCACAGCCTTAAATGTATTTTATAAATTCGCCATTTTAGAGGAAAAAACCTTCGCCAATTTTGTGCCTGTGGTGAAAAAGAATTGCCCCTACCTGGTTGTTCAGTCCCAAATTAAACTGCCAGATACGTTAAGCGACTTGCAGTGGGAATACGTTTTTGGCGTAACTAAAGACCGTTGTGACAAGGACCCCAAACTTGAGCGAAACTTGTTTACCCTCGCCTGTTTAAAAGGTCTTTATTTGCGGATCTCGGAGCTTTCCGACAGACCACAGTGGGCACCTGTTATGAGCCATTTCTGGCAAGATCAGGATGGATTTTGGTTTTTGCGCATTATGGGCAAAGGCAACAAATTGCGCGACGTGACATTGAGCGAAGACTTTATTGAGTATCTGAAGCGCTATCGCCTCAGTCGCGGGCTGACCTCCCTCCCCCGCGTTGATGAACCGCACCCAATCATTCACAAACTGCGAGGTAGCGGCGGAATGAATGTCAGACAAATACGCCGTATTGTTCAGGAAAGTTTCGATCTGGCCATTAAAAAGCTTAACGAAGATGGCTTTGTCGAAGAATCCGAAAACTTGCAGGCTGCAACATCACACTGGTTAAGGCACACCGGCGCAACACACGATGCGCAGCATAGACCGTTAAAACATTTGTCTGAAGATCTGGGTCACTCAAAAATCGCGACGACCGATCAGATATATATTCAAACCAACATCAAAGAACGAGCCAAATCAGGGGTCAAGAGAAAACTTTAA
- a CDS encoding DUF417 family protein, translating to MSHSTNHKIITYVLALTLIVIGSSFVLGGHTRYIESAFGFYSMTDIYSSQSLGLFWGGFFLLTGITVAAAPYFSVLRRPQFGLLMMLSVIMLLTLFDSGRWIAEHGGFPVIGSGQGIIKYFALLPLAFYLCFGSRITKRTHALMNYMPVAIVLFWIGGMKFLELEAKAIVPLVETSPFMSWLYALFSVQTASDLIGIYDLGFAILLGVGIWFRKRYLVLIGLAGTGAVFIMTQTFLFTAEGGFSDTSLIDGLGLFIIKDLWFICNLIIILEYARGCEDSAAEQ from the coding sequence ATGTCTCACTCAACTAACCATAAAATAATTACCTATGTCCTGGCTTTAACCCTGATTGTTATCGGCAGCTCTTTTGTCCTTGGCGGACACACGCGTTATATTGAAAGTGCATTTGGCTTTTACTCAATGACAGATATTTATTCGTCGCAAAGCTTGGGGTTATTTTGGGGAGGTTTCTTTTTGCTGACCGGAATAACGGTAGCAGCCGCACCCTATTTTTCGGTACTTCGAAGACCCCAGTTTGGCCTGCTGATGATGCTGAGTGTCATTATGCTTTTAACCTTATTTGATTCTGGCCGTTGGATAGCTGAGCATGGCGGATTTCCCGTAATTGGTTCTGGTCAGGGGATCATCAAGTATTTTGCACTTTTGCCATTGGCATTCTATCTTTGCTTTGGCAGCCGGATAACCAAGCGTACACATGCATTGATGAATTATATGCCAGTCGCGATTGTGTTGTTCTGGATAGGCGGTATGAAGTTTCTCGAGCTAGAAGCTAAAGCAATAGTTCCTTTGGTTGAGACTTCGCCGTTTATGTCATGGTTATATGCGTTGTTTAGCGTACAAACGGCGTCTGATCTGATTGGTATCTACGATCTTGGTTTTGCTATTCTACTCGGTGTGGGGATCTGGTTTAGAAAGCGTTATCTGGTACTTATTGGATTAGCAGGAACCGGTGCCGTGTTCATTATGACCCAAACTTTTTTGTTTACGGCTGAGGGCGGATTTTCAGATACCAGCTTAATAGATGGCTTAGGCCTATTTATCATCAAGGACTTATGGTTTATCTGTAACCTGATCATCATTTTGGAGTACGCCAGAGGATGTGAGGATAGTGCTGCAGAGCAATAA
- a CDS encoding S8 family peptidase produces the protein MTTNNLKIGAIALAISGMFGASNAMANSVEAINNGLNVAQLSQKIQGQNTAGTQFIIKYKDNSNQLMSVSEADMSPAMMNSRAQSFVKNFKSKKKSSLKTSYVRKMALSNHHVMRVNKKLTAAEAQTLMQEIAATGNIEYIEIDQMLQPFATPNDPRYSDQWHYFENAGGINAPAAWDKATGSGVVVAVLDTGYRPHADLNSNILPGYDMISNLSVANDGNGRDSDARDPGDAVSTNECGYTHSARSSSWHGTHVAGTVAAVSNNGEGVAGVAYDAKVVPVRVLGKCGGLTSDIADGIIWASGGSVSGVPSNANPADVINMSLGGSGACSSTTQSAINTARANGTTIVIAAGNDNSNSANFNPGNCSGIINVASVGRNGGRAYYSNYGSNIDVAAPGGAQSFANDPEGILSTYNAGSNGPSSDSYAYSQGTSMAAPHVAGVAALIKQAKPSASPDEVESILKNTTRSFPATCSSCGTGIVDASAAVDAALKGISGNELEDGVAKTSLSGNRGSETFYTFNVTSGVSKVTFTMSGGSGDADLYVRWADKPTTTAFSCRPYKGGNNEECTFNSPSVGTYHIMLHGYSAYSGVSLKAQTN, from the coding sequence ATGACAACTAATAATCTAAAAATCGGCGCTATCGCACTGGCTATTTCAGGCATGTTTGGCGCTTCTAATGCAATGGCAAACAGCGTTGAAGCCATCAATAACGGATTAAACGTGGCGCAACTAAGCCAAAAGATCCAAGGTCAAAACACTGCAGGTACTCAGTTTATCATTAAATACAAGGACAACAGCAACCAGCTTATGTCTGTGTCAGAGGCTGATATGTCCCCTGCTATGATGAACTCACGCGCTCAGAGCTTTGTTAAAAACTTCAAAAGTAAGAAAAAATCGTCGCTTAAAACAAGCTACGTACGCAAAATGGCACTGAGCAACCATCACGTCATGCGAGTTAACAAAAAGCTGACAGCGGCAGAAGCGCAAACGCTAATGCAGGAAATAGCGGCAACCGGTAACATCGAGTACATCGAGATTGACCAAATGCTACAGCCTTTCGCAACGCCAAACGACCCGCGCTATTCAGATCAGTGGCATTACTTTGAGAATGCAGGCGGTATCAACGCGCCAGCAGCTTGGGACAAAGCGACTGGTAGCGGCGTAGTCGTCGCTGTACTTGATACGGGCTATCGCCCTCATGCGGATCTGAATTCGAACATTCTGCCAGGTTACGACATGATCTCTAATCTGTCCGTTGCAAACGATGGCAATGGCCGCGATAGCGATGCACGTGACCCGGGCGATGCAGTTTCAACAAACGAGTGTGGCTATACGCATAGTGCACGCAGTTCAAGTTGGCACGGTACACATGTAGCAGGTACGGTTGCGGCGGTTTCTAATAATGGTGAAGGGGTTGCCGGTGTTGCATACGACGCGAAAGTGGTCCCTGTTCGTGTGCTAGGTAAATGCGGTGGTCTGACTTCGGATATCGCAGACGGTATCATCTGGGCATCAGGTGGTTCAGTATCTGGCGTACCGTCGAATGCAAACCCGGCTGATGTAATTAACATGAGTTTAGGTGGTAGCGGTGCATGTAGCTCAACTACTCAGAGTGCTATTAACACGGCGCGTGCTAACGGTACTACTATTGTAATTGCAGCGGGTAATGACAACTCAAACTCTGCCAATTTCAATCCAGGTAACTGCTCTGGCATCATCAATGTTGCTTCTGTGGGCCGTAACGGTGGTCGCGCTTACTACTCAAACTACGGTTCAAACATCGACGTAGCCGCACCAGGTGGCGCGCAAAGTTTTGCGAATGATCCGGAAGGTATTTTGTCTACTTACAACGCTGGCAGCAACGGTCCGTCAAGTGATAGTTATGCATACTCACAAGGTACATCAATGGCTGCACCGCATGTTGCAGGTGTAGCGGCGCTTATCAAGCAAGCTAAACCGTCTGCATCACCCGATGAAGTCGAAAGTATCCTAAAAAATACAACCCGTAGCTTCCCCGCTACTTGTTCAAGCTGTGGTACTGGTATTGTAGATGCGTCAGCCGCTGTTGACGCCGCGCTGAAAGGTATAAGTGGCAATGAACTAGAGGATGGCGTTGCGAAGACAAGCTTGAGTGGCAACAGAGGTAGCGAGACATTTTATACATTTAACGTTACCAGTGGTGTGAGCAAAGTAACCTTCACAATGAGTGGTGGCTCTGGTGACGCTGACTTGTATGTACGTTGGGCTGATAAGCCGACGACCACAGCTTTCAGTTGCCGCCCGTATAAAGGTGGTAACAACGAAGAATGTACATTCAACAGTCCTTCGGTGGGAACTTACCACATCATGTTGCATGGCTACAGCGCCTACAGCGGTGTAAGCCTTAAAGCACAAACTAACTAA
- a CDS encoding M43 family zinc metalloprotease, protein MPFAKRALAKLFARKTLYRASAIVLTTLSSGAVLAGQSLESNQHMSSDSLLLSTASASHKHAGQICGTDHNSQDWSAIQKENARQRSLSSSFATHIMSELASQDDLAAENGNGVPGRYYIPVVVHIYGDRYNCESGTYCLTEQKVIDGLNKSNQDFLGLITDDGPIAPEFQAIRENLNIEFVLAKKDPNGQPTNGIVRHPQKAGYGKGSGVDDQIAADAWDNFKYMNIYIQQDLYDDGSTNNSGVAWYPQLSMSQNGLSRVVYNGDYVGANTSENFRSVLTHEFGHWLNLPHTFDGDVCTIHSEAFCNATGDGSCDTPQMSSSILQNNAKNCLGQPTNTENFMHYSDNYAMFTSDQVDRMTAALHGPARATLWSNANLIAVGLEEYTSNADHPWDGTSGAVLPPKGDVIQSFTNLSGQKGEVDNYEISVPEGTQAVAFYLDGYDEDPDMYVSKGKAPVKNGDNWEADFISFRSAGSPELVTISAPSNTESYHTAIDAFSAYSNATLSVISGTDDTLCAGCERVFLAEITDLESAKGVEPKTYQFSVPSDALRTVAVIPGGYQGDPDAYVSMNSVPTSDNHDCGPFSAPRHSEYCEFNAGGGELNIMIDPFLEYSGASLVVYYERAADSQLPVAQANGPYSAVLSGSIQFSSNGSNDSNGSIVSYFWEFGDGNTSTAANPVHTYQNAGVYTVKLSVTDNDGNLASDTAIAEIKAEHIAPIAQANGPYSAMLGNAVSFSSAGSEDTDGNIVSYLWQFGDGNTSTEANPVHSYSEAGDYIASLEVTDNDGLRHSAQATVTINALEYCTTSGNTKYEWIANVQSGAFSNPSQANGYSDFSAKTIKLNEGENPFTFTPGGNYTEHWVAWIDFNNNGQFEESEEVMSDVSGKGAVTGTINVPDNMAGTQARLRIAMKYNGAPSSACGSIGDGEVEDYTVEIVKQDNVGTVPNACATQQPISGGRLEPGKAQCLGGDGTLWLSIGDITSTQNVAITTAHGSSNLHILYKNGGWPSDNDKDAESNSGSTTECIQIAAGADYWSYLKISGNTENTSIVVDFDAQQCREQE, encoded by the coding sequence ATGCCTTTTGCTAAACGTGCGTTGGCAAAACTATTTGCCAGAAAAACACTGTATCGGGCGAGCGCGATTGTATTGACTACGTTGTCATCTGGCGCGGTTTTAGCCGGACAATCCCTGGAGTCAAACCAGCATATGTCGAGCGACTCACTGCTGTTAAGTACAGCATCGGCCAGCCACAAACATGCTGGGCAGATCTGTGGTACTGATCACAATTCACAGGACTGGTCGGCTATCCAAAAAGAAAATGCTCGGCAACGCTCTTTGAGTTCCAGTTTTGCAACGCACATTATGTCTGAGCTTGCGAGTCAGGACGACCTGGCGGCAGAAAATGGCAATGGTGTTCCTGGGCGTTACTATATTCCGGTCGTGGTGCATATATATGGTGACAGGTACAACTGTGAGTCTGGTACCTATTGCTTAACCGAGCAAAAAGTGATTGATGGTTTGAACAAATCAAATCAGGATTTTCTGGGTCTGATCACCGATGACGGCCCTATTGCACCGGAGTTTCAGGCAATACGCGAAAATCTGAATATTGAATTTGTGCTTGCCAAAAAAGACCCAAATGGTCAGCCTACCAATGGTATTGTGCGACATCCGCAAAAAGCAGGTTACGGTAAAGGCAGCGGTGTTGATGACCAGATTGCTGCCGACGCCTGGGATAACTTTAAGTACATGAACATCTATATTCAGCAAGACTTGTACGATGATGGTTCAACCAATAATTCGGGTGTTGCCTGGTATCCTCAGCTGAGCATGTCACAAAATGGGCTATCGCGCGTTGTTTATAATGGCGACTATGTGGGTGCCAACACAAGTGAAAATTTCCGCTCAGTGCTAACCCATGAGTTCGGTCACTGGCTTAACCTGCCCCACACTTTTGACGGCGATGTCTGTACCATTCATTCAGAAGCGTTTTGTAACGCCACCGGTGATGGCTCGTGTGATACGCCACAAATGAGTAGCAGCATTTTACAAAACAATGCCAAAAACTGCCTGGGCCAGCCAACAAACACAGAAAACTTTATGCACTACTCTGATAACTATGCCATGTTCACCAGTGATCAGGTAGACAGAATGACCGCTGCCCTGCATGGTCCGGCACGTGCTACGCTTTGGTCAAACGCCAACCTTATTGCTGTGGGCCTTGAAGAATATACCAGTAATGCCGATCACCCCTGGGATGGCACATCAGGCGCGGTATTGCCACCAAAGGGCGATGTCATTCAGTCGTTTACAAATCTGTCTGGCCAAAAAGGTGAAGTAGATAACTATGAGATCTCGGTGCCTGAAGGTACTCAGGCCGTTGCCTTTTATCTGGACGGTTACGATGAAGACCCGGACATGTATGTATCCAAAGGCAAAGCCCCGGTTAAAAATGGCGACAACTGGGAGGCCGACTTTATTTCGTTTAGAAGCGCAGGTTCACCTGAGCTGGTCACGATTTCTGCGCCTTCAAACACTGAGTCGTATCATACGGCCATCGATGCCTTTAGTGCCTATTCTAATGCGACTTTGAGTGTGATCTCTGGCACAGATGATACGCTGTGCGCGGGTTGTGAGCGGGTATTTTTAGCTGAGATCACCGACCTTGAGTCAGCTAAAGGCGTTGAACCCAAGACCTATCAGTTTAGCGTACCTTCGGATGCCTTGCGCACGGTTGCCGTTATACCTGGCGGATATCAGGGCGACCCGGATGCTTACGTGAGCATGAACTCGGTGCCTACATCGGACAACCACGATTGCGGCCCATTCAGTGCGCCAAGACACAGTGAGTACTGCGAATTCAATGCTGGCGGCGGTGAACTGAACATTATGATCGACCCTTTCCTTGAATACAGCGGAGCGTCATTGGTTGTTTATTACGAACGAGCCGCAGATTCACAGCTGCCCGTTGCCCAAGCCAATGGCCCTTACAGTGCTGTGCTTTCAGGCTCAATTCAGTTTAGCAGCAACGGCTCAAACGATTCCAATGGCAGCATAGTGAGTTACTTCTGGGAGTTTGGCGATGGCAATACCTCGACGGCTGCAAACCCGGTTCATACTTATCAAAATGCCGGCGTTTACACTGTAAAACTCAGCGTAACAGACAATGACGGTAATCTTGCCAGTGACACTGCAATTGCTGAAATTAAAGCAGAGCATATTGCACCCATAGCACAAGCTAATGGCCCCTACTCTGCAATGCTCGGTAACGCTGTTAGCTTCAGTAGTGCAGGCTCTGAGGATACGGATGGCAATATTGTCAGCTACTTATGGCAATTTGGCGATGGTAATACGAGTACCGAAGCCAACCCGGTTCATAGTTATTCAGAAGCGGGAGACTATATTGCGTCACTTGAGGTTACTGATAACGACGGGCTGCGCCATAGTGCACAAGCTACAGTCACGATTAACGCACTCGAATATTGCACCACCAGCGGTAATACCAAGTATGAATGGATAGCGAACGTACAAAGTGGCGCATTCAGCAACCCTTCTCAGGCGAACGGCTACAGTGATTTCTCGGCTAAGACCATCAAACTGAATGAAGGAGAAAATCCGTTTACATTTACGCCGGGCGGAAACTACACCGAACATTGGGTGGCCTGGATAGACTTTAATAACAACGGTCAGTTTGAAGAATCTGAAGAGGTTATGTCTGATGTTTCTGGTAAAGGTGCTGTGACGGGGACAATCAATGTGCCAGACAATATGGCAGGTACCCAAGCGAGACTGCGTATTGCAATGAAGTATAACGGCGCGCCATCAAGTGCCTGTGGCTCGATTGGTGACGGTGAAGTTGAAGATTATACCGTAGAAATCGTCAAGCAAGATAACGTCGGCACAGTTCCCAATGCGTGTGCTACTCAGCAGCCTATAAGCGGCGGCCGGCTGGAGCCTGGCAAGGCACAGTGTTTGGGCGGAGATGGCACCTTATGGCTGTCGATTGGTGACATCACCTCTACTCAAAATGTGGCGATAACAACGGCACACGGCAGTAGCAATTTGCACATACTGTACAAAAACGGTGGCTGGCCAAGCGATAATGACAAAGATGCCGAGTCAAACTCAGGCTCTACTACTGAATGCATTCAAATCGCGGCCGGAGCTGATTACTGGTCTTATCTTAAGATCTCAGGTAACACTGAAAACACCAGTATTGTTGTAGATTTTGATGCACAGCAATGTCGTGAACAAGAATAA
- the asd gene encoding aspartate-semialdehyde dehydrogenase — protein MKKVGLIGWRGMVGSVLMQRMHEENDFSDIEPYFFTTSQAGQPGPEVKSQTNALLDAYDLDSLSQMDIILSCQGGDYTKSVYNGLRETGWNGYWIDAASALRMSSDSIIVLDPVNKDVIEQGLEQGVKTFVGGNCTVSLMLLALGGLFEQDLIEWVSPMTYQAASGAGARNMKELIAQMGDIHDSVKTQLDDPGAAILEIDKLVAQKLKSDSLPTDQFGVPLAGSLIPWIDVPMESGQSKEEWKAQVEANKILGSSKQPIPVDGICVRIGAMRCHAQALTIKLREDVSVEKIEEILEAHNEWVTVIPNDRRITEQELTPVKVTGTLNIPIGRIRKLTMGPEYISAFTVGDQLLWGAAEPLRRMLRIIVEQ, from the coding sequence ATGAAAAAAGTAGGACTAATTGGTTGGCGTGGAATGGTCGGCTCTGTATTGATGCAACGCATGCATGAAGAAAATGACTTTTCTGACATTGAACCTTATTTCTTCACTACCTCTCAAGCTGGCCAGCCGGGGCCAGAAGTTAAGTCGCAGACCAACGCGTTACTCGATGCTTATGATCTCGACAGCCTCTCGCAAATGGACATTATTCTGTCCTGTCAGGGTGGAGACTACACTAAGTCTGTTTATAACGGGCTAAGAGAAACTGGATGGAATGGCTATTGGATTGATGCGGCGTCTGCACTGAGAATGTCATCAGACAGCATCATTGTTCTGGATCCGGTAAATAAAGATGTCATTGAGCAGGGGTTAGAGCAGGGGGTTAAGACCTTTGTGGGCGGTAACTGTACTGTGTCATTGATGCTGCTGGCGCTGGGCGGTTTGTTTGAGCAAGACCTGATTGAATGGGTCAGCCCCATGACTTACCAGGCTGCATCGGGCGCCGGTGCGCGAAACATGAAAGAACTTATCGCTCAGATGGGCGATATACATGATAGTGTCAAAACTCAGCTTGACGATCCGGGCGCTGCCATTTTAGAAATCGATAAGCTGGTTGCACAAAAGCTTAAATCAGACAGCTTACCAACCGATCAGTTCGGCGTGCCGCTGGCTGGTAGCCTGATCCCATGGATAGACGTGCCTATGGAAAGTGGCCAGAGTAAAGAAGAATGGAAAGCTCAGGTTGAAGCAAACAAAATCCTTGGCTCAAGTAAGCAGCCGATCCCGGTAGACGGGATCTGTGTAAGGATCGGCGCAATGCGCTGTCATGCGCAGGCCTTAACGATTAAGTTAAGAGAAGATGTTTCCGTTGAGAAGATTGAGGAAATATTAGAAGCACACAACGAATGGGTTACGGTTATTCCAAACGACCGTAGAATCACAGAGCAAGAGCTGACACCAGTCAAAGTTACTGGCACCCTGAATATTCCAATTGGCAGAATACGAAAGCTCACCATGGGGCCGGAATATATCAGTGCATTTACCGTAGGAGATCAGCTGCTTTGGGGCGCGGCCGAGCCACTGCGCCGTATGCTCAGGATCATTGTTGAGCAATAA
- a CDS encoding TonB-dependent receptor plug domain-containing protein, with protein MNTQIKLRKVALAVGASLSVGMTAPVFAEEAQEIEEVVAVGSRLQGSAAAVIEERKNQAFVADILGAEQLSRTGDSDVASALRRVTGLTLVDGKFIYVRGLGERYSSARLNGAAVPSPDLTRNVIPLDIFPSSIIESLAVQKAYSPSMPAAFGGGNIDIRTKSVPSEFVANIEVGVGQNLNSQDGYTYNRNEKGIPVAVQTAVVRYRGDLSLRGIVEREGLKNTETLSAADQALVINKSLVRELPRDIRVQEESLDPNYDIKASIGNSFDEDWLGGTIGVLAAVSYDNDWKYSERMSAVLDQSFDESCTTKLETEEDAVNSCYVTMKDSKVTTQTEKMSGVFNLGYKYEQHNVSYSKIYLEDTEDESELSISQSPNGSTVRTKAATGQAYRNYDFNYEERILDIDQAVGQHTFMDYMGIGVDWQYTESKAETKIPTNIDYDFIDNYGEDGAYVDSIVTGDDNRILYSYTEMEDNVKSYSGNLTLPLYLENLELTFKAGYDFVDRARVYSTSGFAIHNETNISIPVNTGLGGINDITAYLNDDFVSSNDFLLAFNEPTAPSADDYIAAQKIDSGYFEFDAIFDNTWRLSGGIRYEDFKQVSIGTSSLIFDRITHSTIYSEERILAGTVNEDDFYNALSMTYLGGEKYQIRFGYGETVVRPDLRELVPVSYFDPLTDIRTFGVAGLKSSELQNYDARFEYYMDNGDNFSVGAFFKDITAPIETVLQVGDEDYTATFVNGETGEVYGVEAEWLYDLSGVVSGFFTSGNVTFSDSEVEIDPAKSGNLTNPTKRMTGHSKYVVNLQLNYDSADGQHSSSLVYNVFGERILASGIGGREDAFEQPFHSLDLVYTWYPDFNSQVKFKVQNLLDEEQEVTQSDYIVRQKEVGTSVSLSYKYEF; from the coding sequence ATGAATACGCAGATAAAATTAAGAAAAGTAGCTTTGGCAGTAGGTGCTTCTTTGTCCGTCGGTATGACTGCGCCTGTATTTGCTGAAGAAGCGCAGGAAATTGAAGAAGTTGTTGCAGTCGGCTCACGTCTACAAGGTAGTGCTGCGGCTGTTATTGAAGAGCGTAAAAATCAAGCATTTGTTGCAGACATACTGGGTGCCGAGCAATTGTCACGCACCGGTGATAGCGATGTAGCATCTGCTCTACGCCGTGTAACTGGCCTAACGCTTGTCGATGGCAAGTTCATTTATGTACGTGGCCTAGGTGAGCGTTACTCAAGTGCTCGATTAAACGGTGCTGCGGTACCTAGCCCGGACTTGACCCGCAACGTGATCCCCCTGGACATATTCCCATCAAGCATCATAGAGAGTCTGGCGGTACAAAAGGCCTACTCGCCGTCAATGCCGGCAGCATTTGGTGGTGGTAATATCGACATTCGGACTAAGTCGGTACCGAGTGAATTCGTAGCAAATATAGAAGTAGGTGTTGGTCAGAACCTCAATTCGCAAGACGGCTATACCTATAACCGTAATGAAAAAGGGATCCCTGTTGCAGTTCAAACTGCCGTAGTACGTTATCGTGGCGACCTGTCTTTGCGCGGTATAGTAGAAAGAGAAGGGTTAAAAAACACTGAAACTCTAAGTGCTGCTGATCAAGCTTTGGTCATCAACAAGTCGCTGGTACGTGAGCTGCCGCGGGACATTCGGGTACAAGAAGAGTCTTTGGATCCGAACTACGACATAAAGGCCAGTATTGGTAACAGCTTTGACGAAGACTGGCTGGGCGGCACTATAGGCGTGCTTGCAGCTGTGTCTTATGACAATGACTGGAAATATTCAGAGCGCATGAGCGCGGTCTTGGATCAGTCATTTGATGAAAGCTGTACGACAAAATTGGAGACAGAAGAAGACGCAGTTAACTCTTGTTACGTTACGATGAAAGACTCTAAAGTAACAACTCAGACTGAGAAAATGAGTGGCGTGTTTAACCTTGGATATAAGTACGAGCAACATAACGTATCGTATTCTAAAATATATCTTGAAGACACAGAAGACGAGTCGGAACTGTCTATCTCTCAAAGCCCCAATGGCAGTACTGTTAGAACGAAAGCAGCAACAGGACAAGCATATCGTAACTACGACTTCAACTACGAAGAGCGCATTCTGGACATCGACCAGGCTGTTGGCCAACATACATTCATGGATTACATGGGGATCGGTGTTGACTGGCAGTATACAGAGTCAAAAGCGGAAACTAAAATCCCAACCAATATCGATTATGATTTCATCGATAACTATGGTGAAGATGGCGCCTATGTAGATTCTATCGTAACGGGTGATGATAACCGTATCCTCTATTCGTACACGGAAATGGAAGACAATGTAAAGTCGTACAGCGGTAACCTTACATTGCCACTGTATCTGGAAAACTTAGAGCTAACCTTTAAAGCCGGTTATGACTTTGTTGACAGGGCGCGTGTTTATTCAACATCAGGCTTCGCGATACACAATGAGACGAATATCTCTATCCCGGTTAATACGGGGTTAGGGGGTATTAATGACATCACGGCCTATTTGAATGATGACTTTGTCTCTAGCAATGATTTTTTGTTGGCCTTCAATGAACCAACGGCGCCTAGTGCAGACGACTACATTGCGGCTCAGAAAATTGATTCAGGCTACTTTGAATTCGATGCGATTTTTGATAACACATGGCGTCTAAGTGGTGGTATCCGATACGAAGATTTTAAACAGGTCTCTATAGGTACATCGAGTCTTATCTTTGACCGCATCACCCATAGTACAATCTACTCAGAAGAGCGGATCCTGGCGGGAACAGTTAATGAAGATGACTTCTATAACGCGCTTTCCATGACTTATCTGGGCGGTGAAAAGTACCAAATCAGGTTTGGTTACGGTGAAACAGTCGTTCGTCCTGACCTACGTGAGTTGGTACCTGTTTCATATTTTGACCCATTGACAGACATACGTACATTCGGTGTTGCAGGCCTCAAGAGCAGCGAGCTGCAAAACTATGACGCGCGTTTCGAATACTACATGGACAACGGCGATAACTTCTCGGTAGGTGCATTTTTTAAAGATATTACGGCACCGATAGAGACTGTGTTGCAAGTAGGTGACGAGGATTACACTGCTACCTTCGTTAATGGCGAAACCGGTGAGGTATATGGTGTCGAAGCCGAATGGCTATATGACCTGTCTGGTGTAGTGAGTGGATTCTTTACTTCTGGTAATGTTACTTTCAGTGATTCAGAAGTAGAAATTGACCCTGCTAAGTCTGGTAACTTAACGAACCCAACCAAGCGCATGACGGGCCACTCTAAATATGTTGTGAACTTGCAGCTGAACTATGACTCAGCAGACGGTCAGCACAGCAGCTCGCTTGTTTACAATGTATTCGGTGAGCGGATCCTGGCTTCAGGTATTGGTGGTCGCGAGGATGCATTCGAGCAGCCGTTCCATTCACTGGACCTGGTTTACACCTGGTATCCTGACTTTAACTCACAAGTTAAGTTCAAGGTGCAAAACTTACTGGATGAAGAGCAGGAAGTCACTCAGTCCGACTATATTGTTCGTCAAAAAGAAGTGGGCACCAGTGTGAGCCTGAGCTACAAATATGAGTTCTAA